In Leucobacter sp. CX169, a single genomic region encodes these proteins:
- a CDS encoding ATP-dependent DNA helicase, with protein MSEITTPFSAPRIAQLLAGPGGEARVPTPEQQRVIEHPIGGSALVVAGAGSGKTETMANRVVWLVANGLVPPDGVLGLTFTRKAASELAERVRLRLITFAEELDAARAGGALSASEAERAPALIDALADGLDLPQVSTYNAFASGIVQEFGASAGVAADAVLLDDASAWRLAREVVRTSADTALPESELSLGRLTELVLQLDRSVHEHLSSFGRVDLVGEEFARVLTLPYNEAEVRKGQPSGKQYADIVKAVDAIGGTALISRLAASYAAEKQRRGWLEFSDQVALALEVVERSPQAAASIRRRSPVVLLDEVQDTSVGQTRLLAKLFAGETVMAVGDPHQSIYGWRGASSENLPQFHRDFRGPAGSGGSGGSDGPGGPGGGAAQESVTLSLSTSWRNAAVVLDAANVVAGPLAAESPIAVPVLSPRPGAPAGTIEVRYPETVHDERAALAVWMRDARDEHLARTGSLPTAAVLMRNRRPMAAFSAALTELGVPNQIVGLGGLLTTPEITDVVAALRCIWSADAGGPLIRLLAGPRFGIGVADLSGLRDTMRWFSRRDASQQQLSDEDLAPDGVLPDPDRRTTLLDALDEIPRLPDSHTAMRSISEVGRERLRDAGTMLAELRRGVGAGLPELVRQIEHALRLDIELEANERASHAGSATARANLEAFHELIEGFVSTDESGSLPALLAWLDRAIGDDAHAEHVPEPEPGTVQLITVHSSKGLEWDLVAIPRLVAGEFPSKPREGTGWLRVGQLPDELRGDAASRPALNWRIAATQQELKNDIAAYKAELAERHAADERRLAYVALTRARDRLLLTGSYWGGQKGQRGPSIVLSELGEAGIITAPPEASQYDEDPSERAELTLQWPLDPLGRRREKVLAAAERVRESIDAVAGESGAGDSAPPLDPTVRLLLAERDADAAAVARPGRTELLPGERINASLFHEIIADPAAAERRRLRPMPERPFRQTRVGNRFHEWVERRATTARGTARALFAWDVDLEDRRADEFDDQLEAEAEAEASFDDRFADDAEALAPMIAHFEASRWAELMPIAVEQEVSIPFAGSRLVCKLDAVYQQGEGDDARFEIVDWKAGRAPRDQAEKASRFLQLDLYRHAYAAHTGIDAGRIDVTLFYVAEGIELQGEHPRGVEELERLWNER; from the coding sequence GTGAGCGAGATCACCACGCCGTTCAGCGCACCGCGCATCGCCCAGCTATTGGCGGGCCCGGGCGGCGAGGCCCGAGTACCCACGCCCGAACAGCAACGCGTGATCGAACACCCCATTGGGGGCAGCGCACTCGTCGTTGCCGGGGCCGGCAGCGGCAAGACCGAGACGATGGCGAACCGAGTCGTCTGGCTCGTGGCGAACGGGCTCGTGCCACCGGACGGGGTGCTCGGCCTGACCTTCACACGGAAGGCCGCGAGCGAGCTCGCCGAGCGCGTGCGGCTGCGGCTCATCACCTTCGCGGAGGAGCTCGACGCGGCGCGTGCCGGGGGCGCGCTCAGCGCATCCGAGGCGGAGCGGGCGCCCGCGCTCATCGACGCGCTCGCGGATGGCCTCGACCTTCCACAAGTGAGCACGTACAACGCGTTCGCCTCGGGAATTGTGCAGGAGTTCGGCGCGAGCGCGGGCGTGGCGGCGGACGCCGTGTTGCTCGACGACGCGAGCGCCTGGCGTCTCGCCCGCGAGGTCGTGCGCACCAGTGCCGACACGGCGCTGCCCGAGTCCGAGCTCTCGCTCGGCCGCCTCACCGAGCTCGTCCTGCAACTGGATCGCTCGGTGCACGAGCACCTCTCGTCTTTTGGTCGCGTCGACCTGGTCGGTGAGGAGTTCGCTCGAGTCCTCACACTGCCCTACAACGAAGCCGAGGTGCGAAAAGGACAGCCGAGTGGCAAGCAATACGCCGACATCGTGAAGGCGGTCGATGCGATCGGCGGAACCGCGCTGATCTCGCGCCTCGCCGCGAGCTATGCCGCAGAGAAACAGCGCCGTGGCTGGCTCGAGTTCTCGGACCAGGTCGCGCTCGCGCTCGAGGTGGTGGAGCGTTCCCCACAGGCTGCCGCGTCGATACGGCGTCGCAGCCCCGTTGTGCTGCTCGACGAGGTGCAAGACACCTCCGTCGGGCAGACCCGCCTACTCGCGAAGCTCTTCGCCGGCGAGACCGTGATGGCCGTGGGCGACCCGCACCAGTCCATCTACGGCTGGCGCGGCGCCTCGAGCGAGAACCTGCCGCAGTTTCACCGCGATTTCCGAGGCCCGGCAGGCTCGGGCGGCTCCGGCGGCTCGGACGGTCCTGGCGGCCCGGGCGGTGGCGCGGCGCAGGAGTCCGTCACCCTGAGCCTGTCGACGAGCTGGCGAAACGCCGCGGTGGTCTTGGACGCCGCGAACGTGGTAGCGGGTCCACTAGCGGCCGAGTCCCCGATCGCGGTGCCCGTTCTGTCGCCGCGTCCCGGCGCCCCCGCGGGAACCATCGAGGTGCGCTATCCCGAGACGGTGCACGACGAGCGGGCGGCGCTTGCCGTCTGGATGCGCGATGCCCGGGACGAACACCTCGCCCGCACTGGGTCCCTGCCGACGGCCGCGGTCCTGATGCGTAATCGCCGGCCCATGGCGGCGTTCTCTGCAGCGCTCACCGAGCTCGGGGTGCCAAACCAGATCGTCGGGCTCGGCGGCCTGCTCACCACCCCCGAGATCACTGACGTGGTTGCCGCGCTGCGCTGTATCTGGTCGGCCGACGCTGGTGGGCCCCTGATCAGATTGCTTGCGGGCCCGCGCTTCGGGATCGGGGTCGCCGACCTGTCGGGCCTTCGCGACACGATGCGATGGTTCTCAAGGCGCGACGCCTCGCAGCAGCAGCTGAGCGACGAGGATCTCGCGCCCGACGGGGTATTGCCCGACCCCGACCGTCGCACGACGCTGCTCGACGCGCTCGACGAGATCCCGCGGCTGCCTGATTCGCACACGGCGATGCGTTCGATCAGCGAGGTGGGACGAGAACGGCTGCGCGACGCTGGGACGATGCTTGCCGAGCTCCGGCGCGGGGTCGGCGCGGGTCTGCCCGAGCTCGTCCGCCAGATTGAGCATGCCCTCCGCCTCGACATCGAACTCGAGGCCAACGAGCGCGCGAGTCACGCCGGGTCGGCGACGGCCCGCGCGAATCTCGAGGCGTTCCACGAACTCATTGAGGGGTTCGTCTCGACCGACGAATCCGGCAGTCTGCCGGCGCTACTCGCCTGGCTCGATCGTGCAATCGGCGACGACGCGCACGCCGAACACGTCCCCGAGCCCGAACCGGGCACCGTCCAGCTGATCACGGTGCACAGTTCGAAGGGCCTCGAATGGGACCTGGTCGCGATCCCGCGCCTTGTGGCCGGCGAGTTTCCGTCGAAGCCGCGCGAGGGCACTGGTTGGTTGCGGGTCGGACAGCTCCCCGACGAGCTGCGGGGAGACGCCGCGTCGAGACCAGCACTGAACTGGCGGATTGCCGCGACGCAGCAAGAATTGAAGAACGACATCGCCGCGTACAAGGCAGAGCTCGCCGAGCGGCACGCCGCAGACGAGCGGCGACTCGCCTACGTGGCGCTCACCCGGGCACGGGATCGGCTCCTGCTCACAGGGTCGTATTGGGGCGGGCAGAAGGGCCAGCGCGGCCCGTCGATCGTGCTGAGCGAACTCGGCGAGGCAGGCATCATCACCGCGCCGCCGGAGGCTTCGCAATATGACGAGGACCCGAGCGAGCGCGCCGAGCTCACGCTGCAGTGGCCGCTCGACCCGCTGGGTCGGCGACGGGAGAAGGTGCTCGCCGCTGCCGAACGCGTGCGCGAGTCCATCGATGCGGTCGCTGGGGAAAGCGGCGCAGGCGATTCCGCCCCGCCGCTCGATCCGACGGTGCGACTGCTGCTCGCCGAGCGAGACGCGGACGCCGCCGCGGTGGCCCGCCCCGGGCGTACTGAGCTGCTACCGGGTGAGCGCATCAATGCATCGCTGTTTCACGAGATCATTGCCGACCCCGCAGCCGCCGAGCGCCGGAGGCTGCGCCCGATGCCGGAGCGCCCCTTCAGACAGACCCGCGTGGGCAACCGCTTCCACGAGTGGGTCGAGCGCCGCGCGACGACCGCGCGCGGCACCGCCCGGGCCCTCTTTGCGTGGGATGTCGATCTTGAGGACCGGCGCGCGGATGAGTTCGACGATCAGCTCGAGGCCGAGGCCGAGGCCGAGGCGTCGTTCGATGACCGGTTTGCGGACGATGCCGAGGCGCTCGCCCCGATGATCGCGCACTTCGAGGCGTCGCGGTGGGCCGAGCTGATGCCGATCGCGGTCGAGCAGGAAGTGTCAATCCCGTTCGCCGGATCGAGGCTCGTGTGCAAACTCGACGCGGTCTACCAGCAGGGGGAGGGCGACGACGCGCGCTTCGAGATTGTTGATTGGAAGGCCGGACGCGCGCCCCGCGACCAGGCGGAAAAGGCCAGCCGATTCCTGCAGCTCGACCTGTATCGCCACGCGTACGCGGCGCACACCGGGATCGACGCGGGCCGCATCGATGTCACTCTGTTCTACGTCGCCGAGGGGATCGAGCTGCAAGGCGAACACCCGCGCGGGGTCGAGGAGCTCGAGCGGCTCTGGAACGAGCGATAG
- a CDS encoding UrvD/REP family ATP-dependent DNA helicase: protein MSEFDPSQLAAIALDPGSHASVLGAPGSGKTTVLIETFLRQADAPGWSPNDLLVLAPNRLVAKSLLARIEAGYPRPLNGSPVRTAASLGFTILSRARAVANQPAPRLLTGTAHDEAIERELARVTDERIAAAGLTRELTETPAFRAELRELWRVLDDAGVDVQALRRALTAADDAGHGGDSELRAQWEFAAEVISCVRAQLAQDRPHEFPASGLMRAARDLLAGPSEIRVPRLILVDDAQELTEGGLALLAACANRGSRVRVFGDPDIATSAFQGGGTAVLSRLESELRRRGHALPAAGPDGANELVVLDRVYRHGPQLREFVGGLTGRIGAAGAGAQRRAEAAGGAPIALAGPDPIQFARAASSAEQLGALAHRLRERRLGLGPVGLRGETRTPVPWSQMAVICRSRGEAARAARLLAAQQVPTGIAAGGIVLREHTIVRELIRLMQHALDINPLAPDEVLGLVGGTLGGLDPIGVRRLRAALVLQEKREARERAAEVAAGDDTEADGSVSVAGPRPLDEVVAEAFAHPGVEPVVDSRGGRALRRVALTALAGARMHQAGGTAREVLWALWDASKLAVSWEREALSGKGPRSAAANRSLDATVALFYALQRHEEQDSDQSVADLLVALDTSALPEDSLAARSVRDTITVTTPQGAIGREFAVVAILGPQEGVWPNLRARGSMLGSAALERWLRGGEASAPGRRETMHDELRLFAQSCSRATGELLVLALADDEQHPGPFFGFGRAHAVDALPSSRITLRGSVAEMRRRVTADPTDEAALAALVTLAREGVPGADPADWYGVAPPSTMAPLTDLAGDPEATVGVSPSQLERSEECPLDWVISKLGGGDTNAAAGIGTLLHHALETIREPDPERILAAVTAEWDRLPFDAEWESERLLGTARAMSQAVADYLREFEGSGRELAGTEASFALPLGRAMLTGIVDRVETVVSAAGSRETTVLDLKTGRTKPSAAEVTEHAQLQAYQLATLMGAFAEQGAFAEQDADAGAGESADAVGTAEAPANGGARLLYVHPDATGRGQSFREFAQEPLDAEKREAFVQRVAAAAEVMAAGRFTARVEHHCTDEYRPGSCQIHIVPAVSAG, encoded by the coding sequence ATGTCCGAATTCGACCCCTCGCAGCTCGCAGCGATCGCGCTTGATCCGGGCAGCCACGCCAGCGTGCTGGGGGCCCCAGGGTCGGGCAAAACGACCGTCCTGATCGAGACGTTTCTGCGTCAGGCCGACGCGCCCGGGTGGTCGCCGAACGACCTGCTGGTGCTCGCTCCCAACCGCCTCGTGGCGAAGTCCCTGCTCGCCCGTATTGAGGCAGGCTATCCGCGGCCGCTGAACGGCTCCCCGGTCCGCACCGCCGCGTCGCTTGGCTTTACCATCCTGTCCCGGGCGCGCGCCGTCGCGAACCAGCCCGCGCCGCGGCTCCTGACCGGCACCGCGCACGACGAAGCGATCGAGCGTGAGCTCGCCCGCGTCACTGACGAGCGCATCGCCGCGGCCGGGCTCACCCGCGAGCTCACCGAGACCCCCGCGTTCCGCGCGGAGCTGCGCGAGCTCTGGCGGGTGCTCGACGACGCCGGCGTCGACGTCCAGGCGCTGCGGCGCGCGCTCACCGCGGCCGATGACGCCGGGCACGGGGGCGACTCAGAGCTGCGTGCACAGTGGGAGTTCGCGGCCGAGGTGATTTCGTGCGTGCGCGCGCAGCTGGCGCAGGATCGCCCCCACGAGTTCCCGGCCAGCGGGCTCATGCGTGCGGCGCGCGACCTGCTTGCGGGCCCGAGCGAGATTCGGGTGCCGCGGCTCATCCTTGTGGACGACGCGCAGGAACTCACCGAGGGCGGCCTCGCGCTGCTGGCTGCGTGCGCGAACCGGGGCAGCCGGGTCCGCGTGTTCGGCGATCCCGACATCGCGACGAGCGCGTTCCAGGGCGGCGGCACCGCGGTGCTGTCGAGGCTCGAGTCCGAGCTCCGGCGCCGGGGGCATGCGCTGCCCGCGGCGGGGCCAGACGGCGCGAACGAGCTGGTCGTGCTCGATCGCGTGTACCGGCACGGGCCGCAGCTGCGCGAGTTTGTCGGCGGGCTCACCGGCCGCATCGGTGCGGCGGGTGCCGGGGCGCAGCGCCGGGCCGAGGCAGCCGGGGGCGCTCCAATTGCTCTTGCCGGGCCAGATCCCATCCAGTTCGCCCGGGCCGCGTCGTCCGCGGAGCAACTGGGCGCGCTTGCACACCGGCTCCGGGAACGTCGTCTCGGCCTCGGTCCTGTGGGTCTTCGCGGGGAGACCCGCACACCGGTGCCCTGGTCACAGATGGCGGTCATCTGCCGAAGCCGCGGCGAGGCGGCTCGCGCCGCCCGGCTGCTTGCCGCGCAGCAGGTGCCGACGGGCATCGCCGCCGGCGGCATCGTGCTGCGCGAGCACACGATTGTGCGTGAACTGATCCGCCTGATGCAGCACGCGCTCGACATCAATCCGCTCGCCCCAGACGAGGTGCTCGGGCTGGTCGGGGGCACCCTGGGCGGGCTCGATCCTATCGGCGTGCGCCGACTGCGCGCGGCGCTGGTGCTGCAGGAAAAGCGCGAGGCGCGCGAACGCGCGGCCGAGGTGGCGGCTGGCGACGACACTGAGGCGGATGGATCGGTGTCGGTCGCTGGCCCACGCCCGCTCGACGAAGTCGTCGCCGAGGCCTTCGCGCACCCCGGCGTCGAGCCGGTGGTAGACAGCCGGGGCGGCCGCGCCCTGCGCCGCGTCGCGCTCACCGCACTCGCCGGAGCCCGCATGCACCAGGCTGGCGGCACGGCGCGCGAGGTGTTATGGGCGCTCTGGGATGCCTCAAAGCTCGCCGTCTCGTGGGAGCGCGAGGCACTGTCTGGCAAGGGGCCGCGTTCGGCGGCGGCGAACCGCTCGCTCGACGCCACCGTTGCTCTCTTCTACGCGCTCCAGCGTCACGAAGAGCAGGACAGCGATCAGTCGGTCGCCGATCTGCTCGTCGCACTCGACACGAGCGCGCTGCCAGAGGACTCGCTCGCGGCGCGCAGCGTCCGCGACACCATCACCGTGACCACGCCGCAGGGAGCGATCGGCCGCGAGTTCGCGGTCGTCGCGATCCTGGGCCCGCAAGAGGGCGTGTGGCCCAACCTACGCGCTCGCGGCTCGATGCTCGGCTCGGCTGCGCTGGAGCGCTGGCTGCGCGGCGGCGAGGCCTCGGCGCCCGGGCGGCGCGAGACGATGCACGACGAGCTGCGGCTCTTCGCACAGAGCTGTTCGCGGGCCACGGGGGAGTTGCTCGTGCTGGCTCTCGCCGACGACGAGCAGCACCCGGGCCCCTTTTTCGGTTTCGGCCGGGCGCACGCCGTCGATGCGCTGCCGAGCAGTCGAATCACCCTCCGCGGTTCCGTCGCTGAGATGCGCCGCCGCGTTACCGCTGATCCCACCGACGAGGCGGCCCTCGCCGCCCTCGTGACCCTCGCGCGGGAGGGCGTGCCCGGCGCGGACCCCGCCGACTGGTACGGCGTCGCGCCCCCCTCAACTATGGCACCGCTCACCGACCTTGCGGGGGATCCCGAGGCGACCGTGGGGGTCAGCCCGTCGCAGCTCGAACGATCCGAGGAATGCCCGCTCGACTGGGTCATCTCGAAGTTGGGCGGCGGCGACACGAACGCCGCGGCCGGCATCGGAACCCTGCTGCATCACGCCCTCGAGACGATCCGCGAGCCCGACCCGGAACGCATTCTCGCCGCGGTGACCGCAGAGTGGGACCGGCTCCCATTCGACGCCGAGTGGGAGTCCGAGCGCCTGCTCGGCACCGCCCGCGCGATGAGCCAGGCTGTCGCCGACTACCTCCGCGAGTTCGAGGGGTCGGGCCGCGAACTCGCGGGCACTGAGGCGTCGTTCGCGCTACCCCTCGGGCGAGCGATGCTGACCGGCATCGTCGACCGCGTCGAGACCGTCGTCTCCGCGGCCGGCTCGCGCGAGACCACGGTGCTCGACCTGAAGACGGGGCGCACCAAACCCTCGGCGGCCGAGGTCACCGAGCACGCCCAGCTGCAGGCCTACCAGCTGGCCACGCTCATGGGCGCGTTCGCCGAGCAGGGTGCGTTCGCCGAGCAGGACGCGGACGCGGGCGCGGGGGAGAGCGCGGACGCTGTCGGCACCGCGGAGGCTCCTGCGAACGGTGGCGCCCGGCTGCTCTATGTCCACCCCGACGCCACGGGTCGGGGGCAGAGCTTTCGCGAGTTCGCGCAGGAGCCGCTCGACGCGGAGAAACGAGAAGCGTTTGTGCAGCGCGTGGCCGCAGCCGCCGAGGTCATGGCCGCCGGCAGATTCACGGCTCGCGTCGAGCATCACTGCACCGATGAGTACCGTCCGGGAAGCTGCCAGATCCACATTGTCCCGGCGGTGAGTGCCGGGTGA
- a CDS encoding DUF3107 domain-containing protein, with product MEIRIGIVNSPREIAIESDATQAEVQQIVEAGLSSDAKLVALRDSKGKQYLIPAASIAYIEIGEVAARKVGFIN from the coding sequence GTGGAAATCCGCATCGGCATCGTCAACTCCCCGCGTGAAATTGCGATCGAGAGCGACGCCACGCAGGCCGAGGTCCAGCAGATCGTCGAAGCTGGCCTGTCCAGCGACGCGAAGCTCGTCGCCCTGCGAGACAGCAAGGGCAAGCAGTACCTCATCCCGGCGGCGTCGATCGCCTACATCGAGATTGGTGAGGTCGCCGCCCGCAAGGTCGGCTTCATCAACTAG
- a CDS encoding methyltransferase domain-containing protein, whose protein sequence is MECAYYDAGRCRSCSLLPVPYPRQVSDKQNRCRELLSAHPDILWLEPVRGDGRAGQDPSPGAERDFRNKAKLVIGGTVEAPTLGILDPDRRGVDLRDCGIQSPGIRAVIPVIGEFLTLTGLAPYDVPTKRGEVKFVHVTEAPSRELMLRFVVRSQLAVRRIRELLADLVRLVPLATVVSVNLLPEHRAVLEGEHEELLLGESLDMDLGEVSLHLRPQSFFQTNTAVARALYAQASAWVGAAQPASLWDLYCGVGGFALHCARAAGGSADRIVLGVETSEAAVESARRSAAEAGIDARFIAADATAFALGARARGEALPELLIVNPPRRGIGPELADWLDASGVPQVIYSSCNPESLAADLTRMPQYAVREARLFDMFPHTRHLEVAVRLERR, encoded by the coding sequence ATGGAGTGCGCGTACTACGACGCGGGGCGGTGCCGATCCTGCTCCCTGCTGCCCGTTCCGTACCCTCGGCAGGTCTCGGACAAGCAGAATCGCTGCCGCGAGCTGCTCTCGGCGCACCCCGACATTCTCTGGCTCGAACCGGTCCGCGGCGACGGGCGTGCGGGGCAGGATCCGAGCCCCGGCGCCGAACGCGACTTCCGCAATAAGGCGAAGCTCGTAATCGGGGGGACCGTCGAGGCACCGACGCTCGGCATCTTGGACCCCGACCGGCGGGGGGTCGACCTGCGCGACTGCGGCATCCAGTCGCCGGGCATTCGCGCGGTGATCCCCGTGATTGGCGAGTTCCTGACGTTGACCGGGCTCGCTCCGTATGACGTGCCGACCAAGCGCGGCGAGGTGAAGTTCGTGCACGTGACCGAGGCGCCGAGCCGAGAGCTGATGTTGCGGTTCGTCGTGCGGAGCCAGCTCGCCGTGCGGCGCATCCGCGAGCTGCTGGCGGACCTCGTGCGCCTCGTCCCGCTCGCGACGGTCGTCTCCGTGAACCTGCTGCCCGAGCACCGGGCGGTGCTTGAGGGTGAGCACGAGGAGCTCCTGCTCGGCGAATCGCTGGACATGGACCTCGGCGAAGTCTCGCTGCACCTGCGCCCGCAGAGCTTCTTCCAGACGAACACCGCGGTTGCGCGGGCGCTCTACGCGCAGGCGTCGGCGTGGGTCGGTGCGGCCCAGCCCGCGTCTCTCTGGGACCTGTACTGCGGCGTCGGCGGGTTCGCGCTGCACTGTGCTCGGGCCGCGGGCGGCAGCGCCGACCGGATCGTGCTCGGTGTCGAAACGAGCGAGGCTGCGGTCGAGTCCGCGCGTCGCTCTGCGGCGGAGGCCGGGATCGACGCCCGGTTCATCGCGGCGGACGCGACGGCGTTTGCGCTGGGCGCCCGGGCGCGCGGCGAAGCGTTGCCCGAATTGCTGATCGTGAACCCGCCGCGGCGGGGGATCGGGCCTGAGCTCGCCGACTGGCTCGACGCATCGGGCGTGCCGCAGGTCATCTACTCGAGCTGTAACCCTGAGAGCCTGGCGGCCGACCTCACGCGGATGCCGCAGTACGCCGTCCGCGAGGCACGGCTATTCGACATGTTCCCCCACACGCGCCACCTTGAGGTGGCCGTGCGGCTGGAACGACGCTAG
- a CDS encoding ferritin-like fold-containing protein, whose protein sequence is MISWFRRLRTPALPARKIRVRGQGDDAQQVELAEFAPGILPFLGLSAYLQLELYEAGTRAVVGAQSLEAKDVLARVAGVALTKQQRFAAEIRRRGKEPHVVMAPYTPVIDRYLERVQANDWHQHVLSVYLVGGLFDGFFASIAGGIRDGYARDAIQILTGESGRDELKALLAAAIAADPTLDDSLALWGRRLVGDTLLVAREVLLLSENRKFVASEVEPVFTELIAEHIRRMDALGLTA, encoded by the coding sequence GTGATTTCCTGGTTCCGGCGTCTGCGTACCCCTGCCCTTCCCGCGCGGAAGATTCGTGTGCGCGGACAGGGGGATGACGCCCAGCAGGTCGAGCTCGCGGAGTTCGCTCCCGGGATCCTGCCCTTCTTGGGGCTGTCGGCCTACCTCCAGCTCGAACTCTACGAGGCGGGAACGCGCGCGGTCGTCGGCGCTCAGTCGCTCGAAGCGAAGGACGTGCTGGCGCGCGTCGCCGGCGTCGCCCTCACGAAGCAGCAGCGCTTCGCCGCCGAGATCCGGCGCCGCGGTAAAGAGCCGCACGTCGTGATGGCGCCCTACACGCCCGTCATTGATCGCTACCTCGAGCGCGTGCAGGCGAATGACTGGCACCAGCACGTGCTGTCCGTGTACCTCGTCGGCGGGCTGTTCGACGGCTTCTTCGCGAGCATCGCCGGTGGCATTCGCGACGGCTACGCCCGAGACGCCATCCAGATCTTGACGGGGGAATCGGGGCGCGACGAGCTGAAGGCGCTGCTCGCGGCCGCGATCGCCGCCGACCCGACCCTCGACGATTCCCTGGCGCTCTGGGGCCGCCGCCTCGTCGGCGACACGCTGCTCGTGGCGCGCGAAGTCTTGCTGCTCAGCGAGAACCGCAAGTTTGTGGCCAGCGAGGTCGAGCCCGTGTTCACCGAGCTCATCGCCGAGCACATCCGACGCATGGACGCCCTCGGCCTCACCGCCTAG
- a CDS encoding DEAD/DEAH box helicase, giving the protein MTTFAELGVDQDMVDVLAQEGIVDAFPIQEQTIPLALSGQDIIGQAKTGTGKTFGFGLPLLQRIGANPEPGVQALIVVPTRELCVQVYQDLELAARDRKATVVPIYGGKAYEGQIEQLKDGAQIIVGTPGRLLDLAQQRILNLKNVREMVLDEADKMLDLGFLADIEKLFSQTPAGRHTMLFSATMPGSIVTLARRFMTKPIHIRATDPDEGVAQANIEHIVYRAHSLDKEEVIGRILMAEGRGKTVIFTRTKRAAARLQEELTDRGFNAASVHGDLNQDQRERAMASFKAGKKDVLIATDVAARGIDVDDVTHVINHTVPDDDMTYLHRVGRTGRAGRTGIAVTFVDWDDLHKWALINKALEFGMPEPLETYSSSPHLYTDLNIPEGTKGRLKATPVKDTAPRAGASGGRGERGGRGGERSDRGGRGRGEGRSAGESREGAAAEPATGARRQRRRTESGNPKGQGRHETHGHESHGHDSDGGGEPGAPTAQVSLAEAAAEGIAPRRRRRRRPTGETNAPAAASGTE; this is encoded by the coding sequence GTGACCACTTTCGCAGAACTCGGTGTCGACCAGGACATGGTTGATGTGCTTGCCCAAGAGGGCATCGTCGACGCCTTCCCCATTCAGGAGCAGACGATTCCCCTCGCGCTCTCGGGGCAGGACATCATCGGTCAGGCCAAGACCGGTACCGGCAAGACCTTCGGCTTCGGGCTTCCCCTGCTGCAGCGCATCGGCGCGAACCCCGAGCCGGGCGTGCAGGCGCTCATCGTCGTCCCCACCCGCGAGCTATGCGTCCAGGTGTACCAGGACCTCGAGCTCGCCGCGCGGGACCGCAAGGCGACCGTCGTGCCGATCTACGGCGGCAAGGCATACGAGGGCCAGATCGAGCAGCTGAAGGACGGCGCGCAGATCATCGTCGGCACCCCCGGCCGACTGCTCGACCTTGCGCAGCAGCGCATCCTCAACCTCAAGAACGTGCGCGAGATGGTGCTCGACGAGGCGGACAAGATGCTCGACCTCGGCTTCCTTGCCGACATCGAGAAGCTCTTCTCGCAGACCCCCGCGGGCCGCCACACGATGCTGTTCTCGGCGACTATGCCCGGCTCGATCGTGACGCTCGCCCGCCGCTTCATGACGAAGCCGATCCACATTCGCGCGACCGACCCCGACGAGGGCGTCGCGCAGGCGAACATCGAACACATCGTCTACCGCGCACACTCGCTCGATAAGGAAGAGGTCATCGGCCGCATCCTGATGGCTGAGGGCCGCGGCAAGACCGTGATCTTCACGCGCACGAAGCGCGCCGCCGCACGCCTGCAGGAGGAACTGACCGACCGTGGCTTCAACGCCGCGTCGGTGCACGGCGATCTGAACCAGGATCAGCGCGAGCGCGCCATGGCGTCGTTCAAGGCCGGCAAGAAGGACGTCCTCATCGCGACCGACGTCGCCGCCCGCGGCATCGACGTCGACGACGTCACGCACGTGATCAACCACACCGTGCCCGACGACGACATGACGTACCTGCACCGCGTGGGACGCACCGGCCGCGCCGGCCGCACCGGCATCGCCGTCACGTTTGTCGACTGGGACGACCTGCACAAGTGGGCCCTGATCAACAAGGCCCTCGAATTCGGGATGCCCGAGCCTCTTGAGACCTACTCGTCCTCGCCGCACCTCTACACGGACCTGAACATCCCCGAGGGCACCAAGGGCCGCCTGAAGGCGACGCCGGTGAAGGACACCGCGCCGCGTGCCGGCGCGAGCGGAGGGCGTGGCGAGCGCGGCGGTCGCGGCGGAGAACGCTCGGATCGCGGCGGGCGCGGACGCGGCGAGGGTCGCAGCGCCGGCGAGAGCCGCGAGGGCGCAGCGGCAGAGCCCGCCACGGGCGCGCGGCGTCAGCGCCGCCGCACCGAGAGCGGCAACCCCAAGGGACAGGGGCGTCACGAGACGCACGGTCACGAGTCGCACGGGCACGACTCGGACGGCGGCGGCGAGCCCGGCGCCCCGACCGCGCAGGTGTCGCTGGCAGAGGCAGCGGCGGAGGGCATTGCCCCGCGTCGCCGGCGCCGTCGTCGCCCGACGGGCGAGACGAACGCACCGGCCGCCGCATCAGGCACCGAATAG